ACCTATTTATGACTAAATTACTAACATATAGCTGAATGTtggttaatatttaaaataagcaATGTTCTACTGTCCCGAATCATTGGTCCGGGGCATACCAAACGTAACAAGGTTGGACTGGCACAGTTCTGCCTCTCGATTTGAAAAATCTGTGAGGGAGGGGGGGGCCTTGAAAGCCCTCACTCATTCTCCATTTGCCGTCTGTAGGGGAAAACCCCTGTTTTGAACGAAACAAGGGCatgccctatttttttttttttttttttgcaaatttaCTAAGTGAATTTGGCAAATCATATGCCGATTTCAGTTGTAAATTCAGAAAATAATTGAAGGCTTTcgagcccccccccccccccccgacttcctccctccctctctctccgtCAGTCCTCCCTCTTTAGCTTTCCCTTTGTCGGTATGACTTGGAACAGCAAGGTACCATACCATATCATACCATCGAGCAATTAGTACGGATTCCGGTACTGGTACAACCAACCTTGCTTGAAAGTTAGTCATGCCTTATATCCTTGTTTTTGTGAACTTGAGCTTTCAAATCTTGAATCTCAAGTTTTTGACATTTGCACAAATATTCTTGCATTGTAGTTGTATTTACATTTACTGTTCTGCGTCTACTTTGTCTATTGAATTGATAGACTGTAGGAAATATCTTCTATCATTATTCATGCATATGATACTCTACTTCACAGCTTTCCAAGAGGAACCTTTATTTTGTTGAAATTTAAACTCTTCTAACTTGctaaatgaaaattattaatggCTAACATGGTTTGCCTCTCtcggcctctctctctctctccctcccccttcttctccctttccatctctccatctcttttcctctctttccttttccCTCTCCCCCTTTCTCTAGCTCTTCTTTTGTTGATGCGGTCTGGAATGACATGGTACGGTATCATACTTACTGTTGGGCAATTAGTATGGATCCCAGTACCAGTACCATTAACCTTGCTTGAAAGTTAGTCATGCCTTTTGTTCTATATCCTTGTTTTTGTGAATCTTAGCTTTCAAAGCTTAAGATTTTCAAATTTGCACAAATATTCTTCTTATGTTGTAGTTGTATTTATGTTTATTGCTCTGCATTTACTTTGTCTATTGAATAGATAGACTACTAGAAATATCTTTTGTCGTTATTCATGCGTATGATACTCTACTGCATAGCTTTCCAAGAGGAACCACTTTTCTTTGTTGAAATTTAAACTCTTCTAACTTAGTAGATGAAAATTGCTAATGACTAACATGGTTTACTTCTCTCCCTCTATCAACCTCTcaacctctctcttctccctcactCTCCCTGCCCtcggccctctctctctctccccctccttccctccctcttcctttctctctccctaTCCCATCCCTCTCCGGCTCTCCCTTTGTCAATATGGCTTGAAATGGTACCATGAATCTTGCTTGAAACTTAGTCATGCTTTATGTTCTAAGGGTGGCAATTTTAGCTGATCCGCCGTGTACCCGACCAATCCCCGAATGGGGTGGGTTTTATCCGATCCGATTGAAATTCGAGGGGGTATgggttgtaaaaaaaaaaaaaatccaaagcaGGTTTGGGTAACGTACGGTACGGATAATGGTATGCCCCGATCCGAACCCAACCAATATAACCTTAATATATATCcccctttcaaaattataatgattttatattatttacatGTATTCGATTTGACCAATCCTTTTTATCTACCCGACCTGGCCCGCATCTCTATTTGACCTGACCTGAGGCAGGTAAGGATAGATATGGGTATAGGATTTTTACTTGCAGGGCGGGTATGGATATGAGCTGACCCGACCTGTTGCCGTCCCTGTGTTCTGTATCCTTGTTTTTGTGAACTCTAGctttcaaatctgaaaattttcacATTCACACAAATATTCTTTTTGTGTTGTAGTTGTATTTATATTTATTGCTCTGCATTTACTTTGTCTATTGAATTGATAGACTATTGAAAATATCTTCTGTCATTATTCATGCGTATGATACTCCACTTCACAGCTTTCCGAGTGGAACCACTTTTCTTTGTTGAAATTTAAACTCTTCCAACTCGATGAAAATTGTTAATGACTGGCATGGTTTACCTTGTGGCACTGCAACTATACAGGAGGCGGCTTTTTAACATGATCAATAATCTCCCAACTATATATGAGGTTGTGACTGGAACTGCAAAGAAGCAATCGAAAGAAAAAACCCCTAACAGCAGCACCAAGAGCAACAAATCAAGCTCAAAGATGGTATGTATTAGTTATTTCATttcttgttttcttctttctccttatgcatttcaaatcagatttttgCTGCCCTTACTGGCTCTGTTCCTTTTCTTTTCCCAGCAGTCACGACAGGCAGAGTCAAAGCCATCAAAGATGCCTGCACCAAAAGAGGAAGGGAGTGGAGAGGAGGATGAGGAAGAGGAGGACGAAGAGCATGGAAACACTTTATGCGGTGCATGCGGAGATAACTATGCGAACGATGAGTTCTGGATATGCTGCGATGTGTGTGAGCGATGGTTCCATGGAAGGTGTGTCAGGATCACACCTGCTAGGGCTGAGCACATCAAACAGTACAAATGCCCGGCCTGCAGCAACAAAAGGGCTAGAGCATGAAAGTGAACTGTTATGGCTGATGTATTAGAATAGGGCTTCGGAAACAGTGGGGAAAACCATTTTGGATGCAACAATCAATGGACCTGCACGCCCAAGTCAGGCTTCCAGGTTTTAGACTTAGTGTAATTAATTTCGTTTTCAGTATGTTACTGTTAACTACTTGTGTCTCTCTACATAGAGTTCATTTGTCATGAGTAATCCCTTATGTGCTAGGCATGTCTTTTCTGATAGATTGCTTCGTTTGGCGGACATTTCTACATTTTTAGAAGAAACTTAATTAGGTGCAAGTTAATGGTGGTATACCTTCAaaattgatttcttttttttttttttccagtcaTTTGATTAAAATAGATGATCAActaatctcattttcttcttcttagtTCTGCTGGATAAATCGTCTTCAGCCATATTATGGCTCATTACTGCTGGTCGAATGGGTTCAAACAGGACTTCATCCAGCTATTTGATTTTCAGTGCTCTTCTGTGCTGCTGGGCAGCTGATCTGAGCCTACTAATGCCATTGTGCTTAATGTTTTGCCAAATACGTACAATTCTAAAAGCAGGCCTGAGCTATCCAGATGACCTGACATTTTGTGATTCAACCTTTGTATCCCCTTTTTTCGTGGAAAGGAGATTCAACTTGCTTTTGATTTTGTCTAAGCAAGCCTGCTGATTTTGGTTATGTAATAATTTGCTTTCAAATATGAAGGTTTGATATGCTTGAAAGATTGCACTGCTATGTGAAAGCACCAAAAACCCGGGAGGATGGAAGTGATGGGAGGATGGTTTCTGCTTGGCAGCAGCTTAGTGTTTAGACGAGGAGATTCAGGGAATGTCAAGAAAGCTTCCATGTGGGGGATCTACCAATTTGCTTCGTCTAGGGGCATCTTCCCTTTTTAATAGTCCTGTACGATGTTTGAAATGCTAGATTCCAGTTGCCTACCTGAACGGAGGCCTACGATCTATCAGTAAGAGGTTGTGGTTCTCTCAATGGTTTTTCTGTTGACCATCTCAAGTATTCTCTATATCGCGTGATAAAAGTTAGTACCAAGCAATGTTCAGTTTTACCAGCTTTGTGAAACCAATCTTAGGTGGGAttatccaatattttttttttttttttggtacgagTGGATGGTCGTATCATTTTAGTATGGGTATAATTCATGAAGTCAGAAAATGAAGAGCTCTTTttcagaataataaaaaaaaaaaaattaaatatcaaaataatttaaaattaaatttatttatcaaattaaagtaaaagaaaaaaacgtcattttgaatggtattttttcTCCTTCCACATCACCCTGcttttccacgatggcatcatccaaaaaaaaaaaaaaaagaaacgtcaATTAGAATGGCGTtttaaaacgccattcaaaatgacgttttcaaattttttcacaaaaaaaaaaaaaatcatgaaataatgagaaaatttttttaaaaatttgaaattaataaataaattaaaattttaattttgattaaaatttaaaatataaagatttgaatttgtaattaattaaaaaaattaatttagattttttatatcaatttttttaaaaaatgtcaaaaaaaatcttaagaaataaaaaaaaaattatcatagaaaataaaaaaaagagaaaaaaatatgaaagaaataaaaatttgaaatttaattgaaaaacatcattcgaaatacttgtcctaaaaattttaaaaaaatttaaaatttaaaatatttaaataatcaaaaaaagaattataatttaaaatttaaaagaaataaaattttaaagattaattgaaataaaaattataatttaaaattataaattagattagaaaaaatatatcataaaagaataaaattaaattaaattaattataatttttttagggtattttaaaaatgtgacttaaaaaaattaaatttgaattaaattttgataaaaaaagaaatacattaaaaagttaaaaaatgaggaaaagttaaaaagttaaaatttttaaaaagtcacaaaaaataagaattataaattaaaattttaaaaaaaataaaaatttaaagattaattgaaataaaaatattttttaaaattatttttgaaattaaaattaatttaattaaaaaaaaatttcaaataaaatttaaaaattgcctaaaaaaatttcatgaaaagataaagaattgaaaaaaaatagaaattctaattgtaattgaagaacaaagtttataatttttaattttaagaaataagaattaaaattgtaattgaaattaaaaataatattttaaataactaaattaatttaaacattattatttaaaaaatattttaaataaagaaaaaaaatgaaagaaaaagttaaattttaatttgaattaaattttgatcaaaaaataaatacattaaaaagttaaaaaatgagaaaaaatgtgaaaaaaaaatttataaattgaactttagaaaaaataatatttttttaactaaaggaaaagaatacgtaatagaatgctaaaaagataaaaatggaagaaaactgaaagtataatttcaaatgataaatattttaaaataaattttaaaaaaagtatcataaaaaataataaaataataataaaataagaattataattataaattttaaaaaaatttaattttaatttaaattaaaaattatcatttaaattattatttttattatttaattaaatttatttattaaaagattacaaatagatattaaagaaattaaaaaaaaaaggagaaaacgccatagagaatggcgttttcccctccccaaacccctttttcccctccttccttttccctcttctccttcttccttctcccttctcccttctcgatcttctccggcatctctccggcggcacggcggcacggcggcgaggtctcggcggcggtgagctcttcccgcctctctctccctcttcctctttctctctccctcttcccctctctctctttttctcttagtcATGCCGgcagcgggccgcgcgtcccggcagtggcccccggccccctcctctctcttcctctctctctctctcttcctctctctctccattctccttggccgccggccacagacggccggcggcgggccgcgcgtcccgacggcgggtcccgcatcccggcggtggcccccggccccctcctctctcttcctctctctctctcttcctctctctctcccttctccttggccgccggccacagacggccggcggtgggccgcgcgtcccggcggcgggccgcgagccccgacggcgggtcccgcatcccggcggtggcccccgacccctcctctctctcttcctctctctcttcctctctctcccttctccttggccgccggccacaacgGCCggtggcgggtcccgcatcccgacggcgggtcccgcgtcccgacggtggccccgccccctcctctctctcttcctctctctctcccttctccttggccgccggccacatacGGCCGACAGCGGGCCGCgggtcccggcggcgggccccggccccctcctctctctctcttccactctctctcccttctccttggccagccacagacggccggcgacgGGCCCCGCGCCCTGGCGGTGGGACCTGCGCCCCGGCGATCGGGGCGGGCCCCGCGCCCCGGCGGCGGTcctcggccccctcctctcccggcGGTGGGCCCCGCGTCTCGGCGGTGGGCCCCAGACGGTCGGTGGGGCCGCGTGCCCTGACGGCGGCCCCGCATGGCGATGGCCCCGATGCGATGGGCTGCGATGACGGTGGGGCCCACGGGTTCCGACgctcatttttttttatctcattaattttttttttatttttatctttatctaattagattcagttgtattttaaatttttaaatatattgcatttcatgaaaacgtagacccgtcaattgatcaatgtataatattctacgttatccgtataaaatatatatgaaatatatatttttatatggatatcgtaaaatacatacattggtcaattgattgtccagtttggacagtttgaaaattgcatttaattctatagataattacattattcgaatgatatacgGAGGGTttgagagaaatttcggacagtatttttctttagttctcctcacacattttgagtcgtgtggggagaactaagaaaaaatgctgccgaaatttctttcgatcctttttgcgtatcgtttgattaatgtaattaatctatagaattaatgtaattcccgaatgggataggatctatctgtacctattttgtgtttaagttgtattgtgtgataatattgtatttaaaaaaaaaatttaaaatatattgtcttatttttttaatatatctgtgataatattgcttgagacagcgtattatggcttacgatccacgatatcccggtcctcgagacagcagcattcttacattgcaggagcatcatcgatcacagactattttagatggcggcgtaagcattacaatcttatttactctttaaatttttattttaaaaatcatatacgttatctaattattatattttattgcaggagtccagacatcttcgtctacgacgatccgatgcagatttctggaggacagaggacattccagatagagtgttagattatttacgatatctgggattttatggagtatatcggatcggtcgtatacagatggacgttggtcttattactgctttgcttgagagatggtgtccagagacacacatttcatcttccatttggtgaggcgaccatcagtttacaggatgtcagcatccttactggactaccagttgatggagatccagttaccggagttgatcctacacttaccattccggagtggcaggctttgtgcttgcgattgttaggatttgagcccgacgcatattttttcgatcattcacgactcaagattgagtgtttggatgatcgttatcgtcattttcatattgtggatgatgcaccagaggagatggtgcagcagtatgttaggggtcaggtgctgcgattgttaggtggtgtcctattacctgatacttcatcgaataaaataaagttgatgtttttgccattattagaggattaagacttcgctcgtcgactcagttggggcagtgcagtactagcttgtctataccgagctatgtgtcggggttcctatgctgatcagagcgagattggcggttatcttgtattattataggtatatgaattaaaattttttatttttaatatttaattatattttacattggatatatcatttatttaatttttaaaatttacagatttgggtatgggagcgtatgccgactatcagtccattacgacgatagttgctcgagatgccatcagagcagcaggatcctgatgttccattcagactagatagaccattaggatacaggtatcgaaatattatagctaatatttaaattttattattttaaatttatttaatattagtacattgtgaaacagatggaacgttgcattcaacgttcatcacgtatcgacaagagtggcacgggtttataggtgccagttggatacattagttgatacatctagatgggtaaattttgaattttttataaatatcaatttacagtattcataatctattacaattttttactaattttttttattttaactatattatatcagtttttgtgggagccatatacagatgggatattggctatactgccgcagatgtgtacagttggacacgacatatggactgctagggtgccacttatttgttttgatgtgatagagtggcatcttcccgatcgtgtcctgcggcagtttggtcagactcagggcatcccagagcagtttgataccagtcagggacttcatcgtattgatcgacgagggagagctcgtattgactggcgtatcagacatgcacagtacatcgatatttgggatgcacgtcgagatcacattgttcatggtgatcctattttgagaggccgttcatatactgatgactacatggcttggttttttagcattacggtgcgagtcattggacagtctcagtatgcagtttctggatacgagagcgagagttctactgtacgtcttttggtaagattacgaaaattacttcatgttatttgtgttatatttttgttttatattttacactatactgattgttttattctaactgttctatttttattttatagactgattctatgtcggatctcgtgttggacgctcgtcgtgctttatctacgactgatgaggacgagcggattcagatactgcgggagatggagagaacaggttccgaaacattggtggcgattggtgttgatccacatacctgtgcgccttggtatggagcagttcgggcgccagatatgagttatacgccgtcaccatatgtttcacatatgccatcaccgcatattccgcatatgtcatcattcgatgctgcacagatgccaccgccttttcatccacagatggcagcgtcttcttcttcctacatcctccAGATGccatcatcgggtaccagttggccacatgagtatgatacttttttttcaggtccatccgtgtatccagatgagagagttgaacgggtctctcagtccgtagatgatccgacagcatcagttattcctgagcagcatgatcagcagatctcctccactgatataaggGAGGAGCCATCatagcaggagcagccggcgaggaccttcctgagaaggtccaagcgaccacgggcgccgcgacgtccttgtgggacttagtctttgttatatttgtatttagtatttttacatttttgttgtactatttttttttgtacgtttgacatttttattctattgaataatattaaatgttgattttattttatattatttaattttaaatgattggatattatgatttgtgcatatggatacacatactcgaatgtgtctcagaacattaggagagaaaatattatgctgaaaggactataaaaattataacgtaaataataatatatcgaatgttgctctttgaattgattttgatggttacaaagtatttgaagggattactaatgattttgatttggaaaaagatttattgtatttcagaaataaaatcgtaattttatcggatatgattctgaagtctcaaaagcaagaacaaaagatgtgtaatctattggaggcaatttcaacatttttggcagcgtattttgtaagaaaaattggtttatatttttgagtcgacctcatgaatcgactcatggctaaaagagcttaacagcacgcaaaatttttggctgccacactatgtgagtcgaccccttggctttctttctggtaattttaattttttaaattttttaaaaagagggagagagaggaagagggagagagagaggaggcagctcaccgccgtgctgtcggagagacgccggagaagggagaagagggagaaaggagaagagggagaaggagagaagaaggggggaaaggagaaaacgtcGTTCCCTtcgatatttttttattctttttttttttaaattttttttaaatttttttcataatttgtttaattattattttttttttttaatttattaaattttttaatgaggatagtaatttgaatgataatttttaatttaaattaaagttaattttttttatttagaattataatttctattttattaccattttttctcttttatttattttttttatgatatatttttctaatttaatttataatttttataatttaaaaatataattttagttttcttctatttttatgatatattacgtattctttttctttacttaaatttgtaaaggaagaaggagaagatcgagaagggagaagggagaaggagaagggagaaggaaggaggggaaaaaggggtttggggagggaaaaacgccattctctatggcgtttactctttttttttatttttttatttttttttaatttctttaattatctatttgtaatcttttcataaataaatttaattaaataatgaaattaataatttaaatgataatttttaatttaaatttaaattaaatttctttaaaatttataattataatttctattttattattattttattatttttttatgatactttttttaaatttattttaaaaattttatcatttgaaattataatttcagttttcttccatttttatctttttagcattctattacgtattcttttcctttactttaaaaaatattattttttctaaagttcaatttataaattattttttttatattttttcttattttttaactttttaatgtatttattttttgatcaaaatttaattcaaattaaaattttttaagtcacatttataaaataccctaaaaaagaaattataattaatttaattacattttattcttttatgaaatatttttttttataatttttataatttaaatttttaattttaattttcttccacttttatctttttgatattctattacgtatttttttttctttatttaaaatattttttaaataataatgtttaaattaatttagttatttaaaatattatttttaatttcaattacaattttaattcttacttcttaaaattaaaaattataaactttattcttcaattacaattagaatttctattttttttaattttttatctttttatgaaatttttttaggcgatttttaaattttatttggaattttttttaattaaattaattttaatttgagaaaataattttaaaaaatatttttattgcaattaatctttaaaattttattttttttatattttaatttataattcttattttttgtgactttttaaaaattttaactttttaaatttttaacttttcctcattttttaactttttaatgtatttctttttttatcaaaatttaattcaaatttaatttttt
The DNA window shown above is from Elaeis guineensis isolate ETL-2024a chromosome 8, EG11, whole genome shotgun sequence and carries:
- the LOC105034193 gene encoding PHD finger protein ALFIN-LIKE 6 isoform X1 → MEGSGGTYNSRTAEEVFRDFRGRRAGMIKALTTEVDKFYQLCDPEKENLCLYGLPNETWEVNLPAEEVPPELPEPALGINFARDGMDEKDWLSLVAVHSDAWLLAVAFYFGARFGFDKEARRRLFNMINNLPTIYEVVTGTAKKQSKEKTPNSSTKSNKSSSKMQSRQAESKPSKMPAPKEEGSGEEDEEEEDEEHGNTLCGACGDNYANDEFWICCDVCERWFHGRCVRITPARAEHIKQYKCPACSNKRARA
- the LOC105034193 gene encoding PHD finger protein ALFIN-LIKE 8 isoform X2 — translated: MEGSGGTYNSRTAEEVFRDFRGRRAGMIKALTTEVDKFYQLCDPEKENLCLYGLPNETWEVNLPAEEVPPELPEPALGINFARDGMDEKDWLSLVAVHSDAWLLAVAFYFGARFGFDKEARRRLFNMINNLPTIYEVVTGTAKKQSKEKTPNSSTKSNKSSSKMSRQAESKPSKMPAPKEEGSGEEDEEEEDEEHGNTLCGACGDNYANDEFWICCDVCERWFHGRCVRITPARAEHIKQYKCPACSNKRARA